A window of Microbispora hainanensis genomic DNA:
CGGGCGGACTTGCGGTGCTCATGGCGACCTCCGGAGCAAGATTAGATGCACTTGTGTATCTAATCCTCTGGATGTCGTGCCGTCAATAAGATGCGCTTGTGTATCTTGAGGAGAGATCGTGTCGGAGAAGACCGCAACCAGGCGGCGTGGAGCCGAGCTGGAGGAGGCGTTGCTCGACGCCGCATGGGACGAGCTGGTCAGCGGCGGCTATGGCGGCTTCACGTTCGAGGGGGTGGCCGCACGTGCCCAGACCAGCCGGCCGGTGGTCTACCGCCGGTGGGCGAGCCGGGCCGATCTGGCGGTGGCCGCGATCATGCACTACGGCCGGAAGAACCGGCTCACGGTGCCCGACACCGGCTCTCTCCGCGACGACGTCGTGGCCCTGCTGCGGTGGATGTCGGAGCGGCGCGGCGAGCTGGCGGTGGTGATGAGCATGCAGATGAGCGAGTTCTTCGCGGAGACCGGCTCCACGATGGCCGACCTGCGAGAGCGGCTTCTGGCCGAACGCGGGGGGCCCGATCTGATGGACGAGATCCTCGACCGCGCCGCCGCGCGCGGGGAGATCGACCGTCGGCGCCTCACTCCGCGGCTGGCGGCGCTGCCGATCGACCTCGTCCGTCACGAGCTCCTGATGACCGGGCGGCCGGTCTCCGAGGACGTCATCGCCGAGATCGTCGACGACGTCTTCCTGCCCCTCCTCCGTCTGAGGGCGCAGTGAGGGCGGGTTCGCCGGGCTCGGTGCGGTGAGGCCCGGCTCGCCGGGCCGGCGCGAGGATCAGGGGCGGCCGAGGGCGCGGTAGTCCCAGCCGGCCTCGCGCCAGGTGTCCGCGTCGAGCGCGTTGCGGCCGTCGACGATCGTGCGGGCGGCGACGACCGCGCCCAGCTCCTCGGGATCGAGGGTCACGAACTCCTGCCACTCGGTGAGCAGCAGCACGACCTCGGCCTCATGGGCGGCCTCCATGGCCGACTCGGCGTACCCCAGGTGGGGGTGGGCCGCCCGCGCGTTCGACAGGGCGACCGGGTCGTAGACCGTGACCTGCCCGCCCTGCTCGGCGATCTTCAGGGCCACGTCCAGGGCCGGAGAGTCGCGGATGTCGTCGGAGTTGGGCTTGAACGCCGCGCCCAGCACCGCCACCCTGCGGCCGTCGAACGCCCCGCCAAGGATGTCGCGGGTGAGGTCGACCGTACGGGCCCGGCGGCGCAGGTTGATCTGGTCGACCTCGCGGAGGAACGCGAGCGCCTGGGAGGCGCCGAGCTCGTCGGCCCTGGCCGTGAACGCCCTGATGTCCTTCGGCAGGCAGCCGCCGCCGAAGCCGAGGCCGGGGTTGAGGTAGCGGCCGCCGATCCGCTCGTCGTACGACAGCGCCTGCGACAGCTGGGTGACGTCGCCGCCGGCGGCCTCGCAGAGCTCGGCCATGGCGTTGATGAACGAGATCTTCGTGGCCAGGAACGCGTTCGCGGCCGTCTTCACCAGCTCGGCCGTCGGGAAGTCGGTCACCACGATCGGGATCTCGCCCAGCGGCGCGTAGACGTCCCGCAGCACCTTCTCGGCCCGCTCGGAGGTCACACCGAGCACGATCCGGTCGGGGCGGAGCGTGTCCTGGACGGCGAAGCCCTCACGCAGGAACTCGGGGTTCCAGGCCAGCTCGACCTGCATCCCCGCGGGCGAGAGCCGTACGAGCTTGTCGGCGAGGCGCTCGGCGGTGCCGACCGGCACCGTGGACTTGCCCACGACCAGGCACTCGCGGTCGAGGTGCGGGGCCAGCGACTCGACGACCGCGTCCAGGAACGAGACGTCGGCGGCCTGCTCGCCCTTCTTCTGGGGCGTGCCCACGCAGATGAAGTGGACGTCGCCGAACTTCGCCACCTCCTCGTATGAGGTGGTGAAGCGCAGCCTGCCCGAGTCGAGATTGCGGCGGAGGAGCTCCTCCAGACCGGGCTCGTGAATCGGCAGCTCGCCGCGCTGCAGCCGTTCGATCTTGCTCTGGTCCACATCCAGACCGAGCACTTCGAAGCCCAGTTCGGCCATGCACGCCGCGTGCGTTGCACCCAGGTATCCGGTCCCCAGCACAGTGAGGCGGTACGGCACGGCATGCTCCCCTCTTACCGACTCTTTGTGATCTGGCATGGTACCGGGCCAGTCAACTGCCCTGTGAACCACCTGGGCAAACCGGCGCCTTGGCCCCACGGTACGGCCCTCGGTCCGCCCCGGTCGATGCCAGGCAACCGGTTCCTCACCCCTGTCAAGAAGATCAGTCAGGGAGGCTGTCGTACTGACTGGTAACTTTCTAGTCGGACGTCCTAGTATCGGCCTTATGAGCTTCCCTCTCTACGCCCCCGCTGAGGAGCACGAGATGCTCCGCGAGACGGTCCGGGCCATCGCCGACGAGAAGATCGCCCCGCGTGCCGCGGCGGCCGACGAGAACGAGGAGTTCCCCTGGGAGGTCTACAAGGACCTCGTCGCGGCCGACCTGCACGCCGTGCACATCCCCGAGGCGTACGGCGGGGCGGGCGCCGACGCGCTCGCCACCGTGATCGTGATCGAGGAGGTCGCCCGCGCGTGCGCCTCGTCCTCGCTGATCCCGGCCGTCAACAAGCTGGGCACCGTGCCGCTGCTGCTGTCGGCGTCCGAGGAGCTCAAGCAGCGCTACCTCACGCCGGTCGCCCGTGGTGAGGCCATGTTCTCCTACGCCCTGTCGGAGCCGGAGGCCGGCTCCGACGCCGCCTCCATGAAGACCAGGGCCGAGCGCGACGGCGACCACTACGTGCTCAACGGCACCAAGATGTGGATCACCAACGCGGGCGTGTCGGAGTTCTACACGGTCATGGCCGTGACCGACCCCTCGGCCGGCGCCCGCGGCATCTCGGCGTTCGTGGTGGAGAAGGACGACGAGGGCGTCTCGTTCGGGCCCAAGGAGAAGAAGCTCGGCATCAAGGGCTCGCCCACCCGCCAGGTCATCCTGGAGAACGTCCGCATCCCGGCCTCGCGCATGATCGGCGAGCCGGGCACCGGCTTCAAGACCGCCCTGGCCACGCTCGACCACACCCGCGTCACCATCGCCGCCCAGGCGCTCGGCATCGCCCAGGGCGCGCTCGACTACGCCCTCGGGTACGTCAAGGAGCGCAAGCAGTTCGGCAAGCCGATCGCCGACTTCCAGGGCCTGCAGTTCATGCTCGCCGACATGGCGATGAAGCTGGAGGCCGCCCGCCAGCTCACCTACGCCGCCGCCGCGAAGTCGGAGCTGGCCATGAGCGGCACCCCGGTCAAGGACCTCACCTTCTTCTCCAGCGCCGCCAAGTGCGCCGCCTCCGACGCCGCCATGGAGATCACCGTCGACGCCGTCCAGCTCCTCGGCGGGTACGGCTACACGCGCGACTTCCCGGTCGAGCGGATGATGCGCGACGCCAAGATCACCCAGATCTACGAGGGCACCAACCAGATCCAGCGCATGGTCATGGCCCGCCAGCTCCTCAAGTAGCCGCTGACGTGCGAAACCCCGTCTGCCGTACCGGGCAGGCGGGGTTCGCCGTCGGGTCAGGCGTCCGCCCGGAGGCGGCCGAGCAGGTCCTCGGTGTAGGCGAGCAGGCGCTCGGCGTCGCCGGGATCGAGCGTTTTCAGCGAGTGGTCGACCGGCTTGCCGCGGTCGACCGCGGTGAGCGCGCCGGCCGGCGGGTGGTCGATCCACTCGACGATCGGACGGATCGACTCGGCCACCGGGCGCGCGAGGAACGCCGCGAGCACCCTGATGGCTCCGCGGACCAGTGGGTTCCGGTGGCCGCTCACCCCGCTGCGGGTGAAACCGGGGTGGTAGAGGACGTAGCGCGCCCGGTTCTCGGGCCGGGCGGCGAACGCGACGCCGAGCAGGTCGTTGGCGCGTCCCGCCTGGAGCTGCGCGAGCACCTGGCCGTACCGGCGTGTCAACTGGGGGTCCTCCCACACGATCCGGCCCGCGGTGACGCCGACCCCGGCGACGTTGACGACCACCGGGTCGGGGGCGGCGTTCAGCAGCGGCCGCAGGCGGGTCCCGAGCAGGTATCGGCTCAGGTAGTACAGGGCGAAGGTGTACTCCAGCCCGTCGGCCGTCTCCGTGCGCTTGGAGCTGATCCGGTTGGCGAACAGCGCCAGCGCGTCGACCGAGTCGTGGTGCTCGGCCACGTCGGTGACAATCCGCTCGACCTCCGCGATCGAGGAAAGATCCGCCCGTACGAACCGCAGGTTCGGGCTCGCCGCGTCGGACAGCAGCGCACGGCCCTTGGCCTCGCTGCTGCCGATCACCGTGACGTGATCGCCCCTCGCGAGCCGTTCCAGGGCGGTCGCCCGCCCCATGCCGTCGGTTCCCCCGCTGATGATGACGGTCTTGTGTCGTCGGCCCGGCACGGAATCCTCCATAGGCTGGTGGTCGGCTGGTCCAATCGTCGGGCTGCGACGTCAGAGGCGGAAAGAAGGCAGTTTGATGTCCGGTACGCACACTGGTGTTCCCTCCGTACTCGCCCACGAGCTTCCCCGTCCCGTGCCGATCGACGAGCTCGAAGCCTGCCCGGTGGGGGAGCTGTTCCGGCGGCTGGGCGACAAATGGAGCATGCTGCTGCTGATCCTGCTCGGCGGCCGGCCCCATCGCTACAACGAGCTGCACCGCGCGATCGAGGGCATCAGCCAGCGCATGCTCACCCGTACGCTGCGCGCCCTGGAGACCGACGGCCTGGTGCGCCGCGAGGTGCACCCGACCGTGCCTCCCGGCGTCGAGTACAGCCTGACCCCGCTCGGCCGCACCCTGCTGGAGCCCGTGTCCGCGCTGGCCGACTGGGCGGTGCGGCACGAGGCCGACATCAGGGAGGCCCGCTTCCGGCACACCGGCGCCTAGCCTCCGGCGGGCAGCCCACCCTGCCCCCCCAGCAGCCCTGAGCAGCGCAAACCCCGTCTCCCGTGGTTGGAGGCGGGGTTTTCCACGTCTTCGGCGAGATCGGCGTACAAGCTAGAGAGCACCGCTCTTGACTGTGAGCGTGTCTCCGGGCATGCTTGCCCTAAAGCGAGAGCAGTGCTCTCGGAGTGAGTCGCCGAGGAGTCGACCATGTCCCGCTACATCGAACCGACCCGCATGGATCACCTCTTCAACCGGACGGTCGCAGGGCTGACCCGGCTCGGGATCAGCCTCTGGGGATCCCGGATCCTGTACGTCCGCGGCCGGTCCAGCGGGGAATGGCGCACCACGCCGGTGAACGTGCTGACCCTGAACGGCACTCGCTATCTGGTCGCACCCCGGGGTATCACTCAGTGGGTCCGCAACCTGCGTGCCGCCGGGAACGGTGAGCTGCGCGTGGGCCGCCGCGTCGAAGCGTTCACCGCCATCGAGCTCTCCGATGAGGAGAAGCCGGCCGTTCTCCGGGCGTACCTGAAGCGCTGGGGCTGGGAGGTCGGAAGGTTCTTCGAGGGACTCAACGCGAACGCGTCCGAGGAACAGGTGCGGGAGATCGCTCCGGGCTTCCCCGTCTTCCGGATCAACTAGAGAGGCCTTGGCGACGCCGCCGCCGGCCTTGTACGGCGAACGGCTCGAACCAGAGGATTTCGGGGCAAATGTGATCCCACTGTCATAAAGATTCGCGATTGTGGAGGGGTGCGCGCGTGGCTCGTTGATCAGTGGAGGAAACGGCTGGGCACGTTCGGTGTGATCGGGCCTTCCATCGCGCAGTGTGCCGTGGGCGCCGCGCTGGCCTGGCTCGTCGCCGTACATCTGCTCGGCCACCCCAACCCCCTCTTCGCGCCCGTCGCCGTGATGATCTGCGTGGGCATCGGGTCCGGCCGGCGGCTGCGCAGGCTGGCCGAGCTGGTGATCGGCGTCAGCCTGGGGGTGGGCGTCGGCGACCTGCTCGTGTCGTGGATCGGCTCGGGCCCTTGGCAGCTCGCGTTCGTGATCGCGCTGGCCATGACCGTCGCGTGGCTGCTGAACAGCAGCGAGTTGTTCGTGTCGCAGGCCGGGTCGTCGGCGGTGCTGGTCGCCATGCTGGTGCCGGGCGCGGACGGCGGCGGGCTGGACCGGATGGTGGACGCGCTCACCGGCGGCGTCGTCGGCATCGCCGCGGTCGCCCTGCTGCCCGCCAGCCCGCTCACCATCGCGGGCAGGCACCTGTCGGGTGTGCTCGACGCGTTCTCCACCATGCTCGAACAGGCGGCGGAGGCGATCGAGAAGGGCGACGCGGACCTGGCCGCCGAGGCCCTGGAATGCGGACGCAGGACCCAGACCGCGGTCGAGGAGTTCACTGCGGCGCTGGACAACAGCAAGGAGATCATCAGGATCTCGCCGCTGCGCCGGCATCACCGGGCCAGGCTGGCCAGGTATCAGACCGCCGCCCTGCCGGTGGACCTGGCGCTGCGCAACGCGCGGGTGCTGGTGCGCCGCACGCTGGCGGCGATGGGGGAGCCCATGCCGCCGCCGGTCGCGCTGGCCGAGCTGCTGCGCGAGGTCTCGGAGGCGGCGCTGCTGCTCCAACTGGAGCTGGGGGCCGGGCGCGAGCCGACGCTGGCCAGGCAGGCGTTGCTCGCCGTCGCCGCGCGGGAGCGGCCCAAGCACCTGGGCTTCTCGGCGAACGTCATCATCGCGCAGTTGCGCTCCATCGCCGTCGATCTGCTCCAGGCGACCGGCATGGAGCACGACGAGGCCTCGGCCACGCTCACCCCGCTCGACGAGAGCATGCGCGGCTGAGAGCGGACGCCCCGCTCACCGTCGCCGATCAACGCGGCGGGCAGGAGTCGCGGCAGCCGCCGAAGCGCTCGGTGTCCGGCCGGGTGAAGCGGGTCTCCTGCGTCCCCCGCACCGCCTCGGTCATCGTCTTCTTCCAGATGGGCCATCTGGATGGTCTCGCACAGGCCCACTTTCCCCTGCAGTTGCATGAAGAAGGTGTTCACGGCGTCCCGGGTGCCCGACCGCAGGGTGACGAACCGGGATCCGCCCTTCTCGCGGTTGCGGACGCTGTGGGTTGGATCGCCGACGGGCCTGCCCGCGCAGTTCTTGAACGCCGGGTAGCTCGGGGCACGGTACGCGTCCCCGACGAAGAAACCGTCGTCGTATCGCCAGCCGGCGGCGAGCGCGGCGGCCAGGGCGTACGGCATCGCCGTCGTGCCCTGCTGGAGTCCCCGCCCGCCGTCGGGATCACGGCTGGAGACCATCGCCCTTACGGTCCCTTCGCCCGGGACGATCAGGACCTGTGTGGCGATCTGCGCGTCGTCGCGGTGGACGTACGCGTCGACGGCCTGTTGCGCCGTCCGCTGGAGCCGCTGGTCGATGGTCGTCGCGAAGTCGCGTTTCCGGGACGTTTTCACGCTGCTTCGATTCCTCGCCGGCGTGAAACGTCGTCCATTGTGCAGTCCCCGCGTCACATCGGCCAAATGGCCGCATAACGAATACACCGCGGCGTGTAGCCGTCGTATATCCGGTGTCTCGCGGCTGTTCCTAGCGTGGTGGGCGACCCACCCGCCCGACCGGGGATGAGGACGCCCGTGGCCTATCTCTTCGCCTTCTGCCGGCTGCTCACGGGGATCGTCTTCCTCATGTCGGCCGTGAGCAAGCTGCGCGGGCGGACGGCGTACGAGGAGTTCACGGCGGCCATCCGCGCCCTCGTGCCCCTCTTGCGGCTGCCGGCCCGGCCCGTCGCGGCGCTCGTCGTCACCGCCGAGGCCGCCGTCGCGCCGCTGCTTGCCTGGCCGCCCACCGTGCTCGCCGGCTTCTGTCTCGCGCTCGGGCTGCTCGTGGCCTTCACCGTGGCCATCGTCGTCGCCCTGCGGCGCGGCAGGCGGGTCCCCTGCCGCTGCTTCGGCGCCTCCGCCGTTCCCGTGGGCCCCGGTCATCTCGCCCGCAACGCCGTGCTCCTCGCCGCCGCGACGGCGGGAGCCGTACAGGCAGGTGCGGTACAGGCCGGCGCCGGGACCGTCCTCGCGGGTCTCGGGCCAGCCGGGTTCGTCGCGGTCGCCCTGGCGGCCGGGGCCGCGGCCGTCCTGCTGTCCGCGATCGGCGAGATCGCCGGTCTGTTCACCAGTTCACCCTGACGAAGGTGGTTCCTCATGCCGTTCCTGACAGCGCTCGTTCTGGGCGTCGGCGTCCTGTGCCTGATCGACCTGGTGCTGACGGTCGGGGTGATCCGGCGGCTTCGGGCGCACGAGGAGATGCTGTCGGCGCGACCGCCGGGTGCCCCGTCCCTCGTACTGCCTCCTGGGGCGACGATCGGCGGTTTCTCCGCGGTGAGCACCGACGGCGTGCACGTCTCGGATGAGACGCTGACCGGGACGGTCCTCGTCGGCGTCTTCTCGCCCGACTGCCCGGCCTGCCACGAACGCCTGCCGCAGTTCGCCGAGCACGCGCGGTCGTTCCCCGGAGGACGCGGCAACGTGCTGGCCGTGCTCGTCGGTGCGGAGGAGGAGATGGCCGAGGAACGGCGGGCGCTGGAGCCGGTCGCCCTGGTGCTGATCGAGGAGTTCGGCACCGGCCTGACGAAGGCGTTGCAGGTGCGCGGCTTCCCGTCCCTCGCCCTGGTCGACGAGCACGGGAGGGTGGTCGCCAGCGGCACCACCCTGGAGGACCTCGACACGATCCCCGCACACGCGTGACGGCCCGAGCGCGGGCGGTGGTGACCGCCCTCGGCATGGCCTGGCGGGCGGGCAGGGGGCTGACCATCGCCTTCGTCGTCCTCAGCACGCTCATGGCCGTCCTGCCGGTGACGATCGCCTGGTGCACCAAGCTGGTCCTCGACGAGATCGCCGCCGGCCGGCCCGGGGTCGGCGTGACCGCGGGCCTGGGCGCGGTGCTCGCCGGGTGCGGGGTGCTGACGGCGCTCGGGCCGCAGATCGTCCAGTACGTCAGGGACGAGAGCGGACGCAGGATCGGCCTCGCCGCCCAGGACCGCCTTTTCCGGGCCACCGAGCGGTTCGTGGGCCTCGCCAGGTTCGAGGACCCGGCGTTCCACGACCGGATCCGCATGGCCCAGCAGCACGGCGGGGCGACCCCGGGCATGGTGGTCTCCGCCGCCCTGGGCACCGCAAGGACGGCGATGACCGGCGCCGGGTTCCTCGTCTCCCTCGTGACGATCAGCCCGTGGATGGCCGCCCTTGTGCTCGGTGCCGCGGTGCCGTCCCTGGCCGCCGAGCTCTGGCTGTCGCGGCGGCGGGCCGCGATGCTGTGGGGCATCGGCCCGGTCGAGCGCCGCGAGCTCTTCTTCGGCGAGCTTCTCGTCAACGTCCGGGCGGCCAAGGAGCTGAGGCTCTTCGGCACCGGGGCGCACCTGCGCGGGCTCATGAACGCCTACCGGCGGGCCGCGAACGCCGAGCGGAGCCGCACCGACCGGCGCGAGCTGGGCGTGCAGGCCGTCACCGGGACGACGGCCGCGCTCGCGGCCGGGGGCGGCCTGCTGTGGGTTCTCGTGTCCGCGGCGAACGGCACGGGCGCGATCGGCGACGTGGCGCTGTTCGTGGCCGCCGTCGCCGGAGTCCAGGCCGCGGTGAGCGGTCTCGTCGTCGAGCTCGTCACCGTGCACCAGCAGGTGCTGCTGTTCGGCCACTACCTCGCCGTCCTGCA
This region includes:
- a CDS encoding SDR family NAD(P)-dependent oxidoreductase gives rise to the protein MPGRRHKTVIISGGTDGMGRATALERLARGDHVTVIGSSEAKGRALLSDAASPNLRFVRADLSSIAEVERIVTDVAEHHDSVDALALFANRISSKRTETADGLEYTFALYYLSRYLLGTRLRPLLNAAPDPVVVNVAGVGVTAGRIVWEDPQLTRRYGQVLAQLQAGRANDLLGVAFAARPENRARYVLYHPGFTRSGVSGHRNPLVRGAIRVLAAFLARPVAESIRPIVEWIDHPPAGALTAVDRGKPVDHSLKTLDPGDAERLLAYTEDLLGRLRADA
- a CDS encoding acyl-CoA dehydrogenase family protein; its protein translation is MSFPLYAPAEEHEMLRETVRAIADEKIAPRAAAADENEEFPWEVYKDLVAADLHAVHIPEAYGGAGADALATVIVIEEVARACASSSLIPAVNKLGTVPLLLSASEELKQRYLTPVARGEAMFSYALSEPEAGSDAASMKTRAERDGDHYVLNGTKMWITNAGVSEFYTVMAVTDPSAGARGISAFVVEKDDEGVSFGPKEKKLGIKGSPTRQVILENVRIPASRMIGEPGTGFKTALATLDHTRVTIAAQALGIAQGALDYALGYVKERKQFGKPIADFQGLQFMLADMAMKLEAARQLTYAAAAKSELAMSGTPVKDLTFFSSAAKCAASDAAMEITVDAVQLLGGYGYTRDFPVERMMRDAKITQIYEGTNQIQRMVMARQLLK
- a CDS encoding TetR/AcrR family transcriptional regulator → MSEKTATRRRGAELEEALLDAAWDELVSGGYGGFTFEGVAARAQTSRPVVYRRWASRADLAVAAIMHYGRKNRLTVPDTGSLRDDVVALLRWMSERRGELAVVMSMQMSEFFAETGSTMADLRERLLAERGGPDLMDEILDRAAARGEIDRRRLTPRLAALPIDLVRHELLMTGRPVSEDVIAEIVDDVFLPLLRLRAQ
- a CDS encoding FUSC family protein — encoded protein: MRAWLVDQWRKRLGTFGVIGPSIAQCAVGAALAWLVAVHLLGHPNPLFAPVAVMICVGIGSGRRLRRLAELVIGVSLGVGVGDLLVSWIGSGPWQLAFVIALAMTVAWLLNSSELFVSQAGSSAVLVAMLVPGADGGGLDRMVDALTGGVVGIAAVALLPASPLTIAGRHLSGVLDAFSTMLEQAAEAIEKGDADLAAEALECGRRTQTAVEEFTAALDNSKEIIRISPLRRHHRARLARYQTAALPVDLALRNARVLVRRTLAAMGEPMPPPVALAELLREVSEAALLLQLELGAGREPTLARQALLAVAARERPKHLGFSANVIIAQLRSIAVDLLQATGMEHDEASATLTPLDESMRG
- a CDS encoding MauE/DoxX family redox-associated membrane protein, whose product is MAYLFAFCRLLTGIVFLMSAVSKLRGRTAYEEFTAAIRALVPLLRLPARPVAALVVTAEAAVAPLLAWPPTVLAGFCLALGLLVAFTVAIVVALRRGRRVPCRCFGASAVPVGPGHLARNAVLLAAATAGAVQAGAVQAGAGTVLAGLGPAGFVAVALAAGAAAVLLSAIGEIAGLFTSSP
- a CDS encoding ABC transporter ATP-binding protein, producing MTARARAVVTALGMAWRAGRGLTIAFVVLSTLMAVLPVTIAWCTKLVLDEIAAGRPGVGVTAGLGAVLAGCGVLTALGPQIVQYVRDESGRRIGLAAQDRLFRATERFVGLARFEDPAFHDRIRMAQQHGGATPGMVVSAALGTARTAMTGAGFLVSLVTISPWMAALVLGAAVPSLAAELWLSRRRAAMLWGIGPVERRELFFGELLVNVRAAKELRLFGTGAHLRGLMNAYRRAANAERSRTDRRELGVQAVTGTTAALAAGGGLLWVLVSAANGTGAIGDVALFVAAVAGVQAAVSGLVVELVTVHQQVLLFGHYLAVLHAEPDLPVPARPRRTGPLRRGIELKDVWFRYSPGHPWALRGLTLTIPYGTAVALVGRNGAGKSTVVKLLCRMYDPERGSILWDGIDLREVDPAELRARIGAVFQDYMEYDMTAAENIGLGDLAALDDRGRIEAAARRAGVHGVVSRLPRGYDTMLSRVFGGLVDPAEDGPTDVGVHLSGGQWQRVALARAYLRGERDLLILDEPSSGLDAEAEHEIHQGLREHRRGRTSLLISHRLGAVRDADHIVVLDGGQVAEQGTHTELLARGGIYARLFALQAEGYRQREDHTAAAPHDRLSGAR
- a CDS encoding winged helix-turn-helix transcriptional regulator, coding for MSGTHTGVPSVLAHELPRPVPIDELEACPVGELFRRLGDKWSMLLLILLGGRPHRYNELHRAIEGISQRMLTRTLRALETDGLVRREVHPTVPPGVEYSLTPLGRTLLEPVSALADWAVRHEADIREARFRHTGA
- a CDS encoding UDP-glucose dehydrogenase family protein; this encodes MPDHKESVRGEHAVPYRLTVLGTGYLGATHAACMAELGFEVLGLDVDQSKIERLQRGELPIHEPGLEELLRRNLDSGRLRFTTSYEEVAKFGDVHFICVGTPQKKGEQAADVSFLDAVVESLAPHLDRECLVVGKSTVPVGTAERLADKLVRLSPAGMQVELAWNPEFLREGFAVQDTLRPDRIVLGVTSERAEKVLRDVYAPLGEIPIVVTDFPTAELVKTAANAFLATKISFINAMAELCEAAGGDVTQLSQALSYDERIGGRYLNPGLGFGGGCLPKDIRAFTARADELGASQALAFLREVDQINLRRRARTVDLTRDILGGAFDGRRVAVLGAAFKPNSDDIRDSPALDVALKIAEQGGQVTVYDPVALSNARAAHPHLGYAESAMEAAHEAEVVLLLTEWQEFVTLDPEELGAVVAARTIVDGRNALDADTWREAGWDYRALGRP
- a CDS encoding TlpA family protein disulfide reductase encodes the protein MPFLTALVLGVGVLCLIDLVLTVGVIRRLRAHEEMLSARPPGAPSLVLPPGATIGGFSAVSTDGVHVSDETLTGTVLVGVFSPDCPACHERLPQFAEHARSFPGGRGNVLAVLVGAEEEMAEERRALEPVALVLIEEFGTGLTKALQVRGFPSLALVDEHGRVVASGTTLEDLDTIPAHA
- a CDS encoding nitroreductase family deazaflavin-dependent oxidoreductase, whose product is MSRYIEPTRMDHLFNRTVAGLTRLGISLWGSRILYVRGRSSGEWRTTPVNVLTLNGTRYLVAPRGITQWVRNLRAAGNGELRVGRRVEAFTAIELSDEEKPAVLRAYLKRWGWEVGRFFEGLNANASEEQVREIAPGFPVFRIN